Within the Dehalococcoidia bacterium genome, the region GGTACTTGTTCGCGAGCCGATCGATGTGCTCCGGCGCGCCCTCCGTCGTCATATCAACGACCCTGCCGCGGATCTCGACGTACTGGTACGGGTTCTCCATGTCCGCGATCGAGACGGACACCCGCGCATCTCGCCTGAGGTTCTGTACCTTCACGCGCTTGACTTCGCTGTTGAGTACGATGTGCGACCCGTCGTACTCGACCCACATCGGGGACACCTGCGGCTGCCCGTCGGGCATGAGCGTGCCGACGAACGCGAAATTCTTGCCCTTGATCAGCTTGATCGTCTGGTCGGACAGTTTGACTGCCATAACAC harbors:
- a CDS encoding PPOX class F420-dependent oxidoreductase — translated: MAVKLSDQTIKLIKGKNFAFVGTLMPDGQPQVSPMWVEYDGSHIVLNSEVKRVKVQNLRRDARVSVSIADMENPYQYVEIRGRVVDMTTEGAPEHIDRLANKYLGQDTYPYNQPGDQRIIMKVEPLSVSGTATGSETQAA